One part of the Coffea eugenioides isolate CCC68of chromosome 10, Ceug_1.0, whole genome shotgun sequence genome encodes these proteins:
- the LOC113748635 gene encoding probable serine/threonine-protein kinase PIX13 isoform X3 produces the protein MGNCWPKPVESLPSAPKPASPAAETRDHQHKGGKTRGSISTVNFVSLDVEHNNNFPPDDRHDHDHDQDVAAAEAPSTTAELRSATRNFRPDTVLGEGGFGRVFRGWVDEKTYAPSKVGVGIPVAVKKSNPDSEQGLSEWQAEVKFLGKFCHPNLVKLLGYCWEDREFLLVYEYMQRGSLESHLFRKGAETLAWETRLKIAIGAARGLAFLHTTEKQVIYRDFKASNILLDSDFNAKLSDFGLAKLGPVNGYSHVTTRVVGTYGYAAPEYMATGHLYVKSDVYGFGVVLLEIISGLRVLDLNRPSGEHNLVDWSKPLLPEKRKLRKVMDPQLEGRYPSRGAFQIAQLILKCLEPDPKKRPSMEQVLETLQQISTVKMKPKDAKAAAQQHQAEQRLRRPANRTHHRSPLHTKHSSCSSVIGAGAQHKDKHSY, from the exons ATGGGAAACTGCTGGCCTAAGCCTGTGGAGAGCCTTCCCAGCGCCCCCAAACCTGCCAGTCCTGcag CAGAGACTCGTGATCATCAACACAAGGGAGGCAAGACGAGGGGCAGCATCAGCACTGTAAATTTTGTTAGCCTCGACGTTGAACATAATAATAACTTCCCCCCTGATGATCGTCATGATCATGATCATGATCAGGATGTGGCAGCTGCCGAGGCGCCTTCTACTACTGCTG AACTGCGGAGCGCCACCAGGAATTTCAGGCCGGATACGGTGCTGGGAGAAGGAGGTTTTGGGAGGGTTTTCAGGGGCTGGGTGGATGAGAAAACCTACGCGCCGTCCAAGGTCGGGGTTGGAATTCCAGTTGCGGTGAAGAAGTCTAATCCAGACAGCGAACAAGGCCTCAGCGAGTGGCAG GCAGAGGTAAAGTTCCTGGGGAAATTTTGTCACCCGAACCTGGTAAAATTATTGGGTTACTGCTGGGAGGACAGGGAATTCCTGCTTGTCTACGAGTACATGCAAAGGGGAAGCTTAGAAAGCCACCTTTTCAGGA AAGGTGCAGAAACACTTGCGTGGGAAACACGTCTGAAAATAGCCATAGGAGCAGCCAGAGGACTTGCTTTCTTGCACACAACTGAAAAGCAAGTCATCTACCGGGATTTCAAGGCCTCTAATATCTTGCTGGATTCG GACTTCAACGCAAAGCTGTCTGATTTTGGACTGGCCAAATTAGGCCCTGTGAACGGCTATTCCCATGTTACCACTCGGGTGGTGGGTACCTACGGCTACGCAGCTCCTGAGTACATGGCCACTG GTCATTTGTACGTGAAAAGCGACGTGTATGGATTTGGGGTGGTTCTACTAGAGATCATCTCGGGCCTACGAGTGCTTGATCTCAACCGGCCCAGCGGGGAGCATAACCTTGTAGATTGGTCCAAGCCGCTTTTGCCCGAAAAGAGAAAGTTGAGGAAAGTAATGGACCCTCAACTCGAGGGACGCTACCCGTCAAGGGGCGCATTCCAGATCGCGCAGCTCATTCTAAAATGTCTGGAACCAGATCCTAAGAAAAGGCCGTCCATGGAACAAGTCCTCGAGACTTTACAACAGATTAGCACCGTCAAGATGAAGCCCAAAGATGCCAAAGCAGCAGCCCAACAACACCAGGCAGAGCAGCGGCTGCGGCGGCCTGCAAATCGCACCCACCACCGCTCGCCTCTTCACACAAAGCACTCCAGCTGCAGCAGCGTAATTGGTGCCGGAGCCCAGCACAAAGACAAGCATTCTTACTGA
- the LOC113748635 gene encoding probable serine/threonine-protein kinase PIX13 isoform X2, protein MGNCWPKPVESLPSAPKPASPAETRDHQHKGGKTRGSISTVNFVSLDVEHNNNFPPDDRHDHDHDQDVAAAEAPSTTAGTCSSSSSSSSSTGPASGHIMAAPNLKMFTYSELRSATRNFRPDTVLGEGGFGRVFRGWVDEKTYAPSKVGVGIPVAVKKSNPDSEQGLSEWQAEVKFLGKFCHPNLVKLLGYCWEDREFLLVYEYMQRGSLESHLFRKGAETLAWETRLKIAIGAARGLAFLHTTEKQVIYRDFKASNILLDSDFNAKLSDFGLAKLGPVNGYSHVTTRVVGTYGYAAPEYMATGHLYVKSDVYGFGVVLLEIISGLRVLDLNRPSGEHNLVDWSKPLLPEKRKLRKVMDPQLEGRYPSRGAFQIAQLILKCLEPDPKKRPSMEQVLETLQQISTVKMKPKDAKAAAQQHQAEQRLRRPANRTHHRSPLHTKHSSCSSVIGAGAQHKDKHSY, encoded by the exons ATGGGAAACTGCTGGCCTAAGCCTGTGGAGAGCCTTCCCAGCGCCCCCAAACCTGCCAGTCCTGcag AGACTCGTGATCATCAACACAAGGGAGGCAAGACGAGGGGCAGCATCAGCACTGTAAATTTTGTTAGCCTCGACGTTGAACATAATAATAACTTCCCCCCTGATGATCGTCATGATCATGATCATGATCAGGATGTGGCAGCTGCCGAGGCGCCTTCTACTACTGCTGGTAcatgtagtagtagtagtagtagtagtagtagtactgGTCCTGCAAGTGGCCATATTATGGCGGCCCCAAACTTGAAAATGTTCACATATTCAGAACTGCGGAGCGCCACCAGGAATTTCAGGCCGGATACGGTGCTGGGAGAAGGAGGTTTTGGGAGGGTTTTCAGGGGCTGGGTGGATGAGAAAACCTACGCGCCGTCCAAGGTCGGGGTTGGAATTCCAGTTGCGGTGAAGAAGTCTAATCCAGACAGCGAACAAGGCCTCAGCGAGTGGCAG GCAGAGGTAAAGTTCCTGGGGAAATTTTGTCACCCGAACCTGGTAAAATTATTGGGTTACTGCTGGGAGGACAGGGAATTCCTGCTTGTCTACGAGTACATGCAAAGGGGAAGCTTAGAAAGCCACCTTTTCAGGA AAGGTGCAGAAACACTTGCGTGGGAAACACGTCTGAAAATAGCCATAGGAGCAGCCAGAGGACTTGCTTTCTTGCACACAACTGAAAAGCAAGTCATCTACCGGGATTTCAAGGCCTCTAATATCTTGCTGGATTCG GACTTCAACGCAAAGCTGTCTGATTTTGGACTGGCCAAATTAGGCCCTGTGAACGGCTATTCCCATGTTACCACTCGGGTGGTGGGTACCTACGGCTACGCAGCTCCTGAGTACATGGCCACTG GTCATTTGTACGTGAAAAGCGACGTGTATGGATTTGGGGTGGTTCTACTAGAGATCATCTCGGGCCTACGAGTGCTTGATCTCAACCGGCCCAGCGGGGAGCATAACCTTGTAGATTGGTCCAAGCCGCTTTTGCCCGAAAAGAGAAAGTTGAGGAAAGTAATGGACCCTCAACTCGAGGGACGCTACCCGTCAAGGGGCGCATTCCAGATCGCGCAGCTCATTCTAAAATGTCTGGAACCAGATCCTAAGAAAAGGCCGTCCATGGAACAAGTCCTCGAGACTTTACAACAGATTAGCACCGTCAAGATGAAGCCCAAAGATGCCAAAGCAGCAGCCCAACAACACCAGGCAGAGCAGCGGCTGCGGCGGCCTGCAAATCGCACCCACCACCGCTCGCCTCTTCACACAAAGCACTCCAGCTGCAGCAGCGTAATTGGTGCCGGAGCCCAGCACAAAGACAAGCATTCTTACTGA
- the LOC113748635 gene encoding probable serine/threonine-protein kinase PIX13 isoform X1, whose protein sequence is MGNCWPKPVESLPSAPKPASPAAETRDHQHKGGKTRGSISTVNFVSLDVEHNNNFPPDDRHDHDHDQDVAAAEAPSTTAGTCSSSSSSSSSTGPASGHIMAAPNLKMFTYSELRSATRNFRPDTVLGEGGFGRVFRGWVDEKTYAPSKVGVGIPVAVKKSNPDSEQGLSEWQAEVKFLGKFCHPNLVKLLGYCWEDREFLLVYEYMQRGSLESHLFRKGAETLAWETRLKIAIGAARGLAFLHTTEKQVIYRDFKASNILLDSDFNAKLSDFGLAKLGPVNGYSHVTTRVVGTYGYAAPEYMATGHLYVKSDVYGFGVVLLEIISGLRVLDLNRPSGEHNLVDWSKPLLPEKRKLRKVMDPQLEGRYPSRGAFQIAQLILKCLEPDPKKRPSMEQVLETLQQISTVKMKPKDAKAAAQQHQAEQRLRRPANRTHHRSPLHTKHSSCSSVIGAGAQHKDKHSY, encoded by the exons ATGGGAAACTGCTGGCCTAAGCCTGTGGAGAGCCTTCCCAGCGCCCCCAAACCTGCCAGTCCTGcag CAGAGACTCGTGATCATCAACACAAGGGAGGCAAGACGAGGGGCAGCATCAGCACTGTAAATTTTGTTAGCCTCGACGTTGAACATAATAATAACTTCCCCCCTGATGATCGTCATGATCATGATCATGATCAGGATGTGGCAGCTGCCGAGGCGCCTTCTACTACTGCTGGTAcatgtagtagtagtagtagtagtagtagtagtactgGTCCTGCAAGTGGCCATATTATGGCGGCCCCAAACTTGAAAATGTTCACATATTCAGAACTGCGGAGCGCCACCAGGAATTTCAGGCCGGATACGGTGCTGGGAGAAGGAGGTTTTGGGAGGGTTTTCAGGGGCTGGGTGGATGAGAAAACCTACGCGCCGTCCAAGGTCGGGGTTGGAATTCCAGTTGCGGTGAAGAAGTCTAATCCAGACAGCGAACAAGGCCTCAGCGAGTGGCAG GCAGAGGTAAAGTTCCTGGGGAAATTTTGTCACCCGAACCTGGTAAAATTATTGGGTTACTGCTGGGAGGACAGGGAATTCCTGCTTGTCTACGAGTACATGCAAAGGGGAAGCTTAGAAAGCCACCTTTTCAGGA AAGGTGCAGAAACACTTGCGTGGGAAACACGTCTGAAAATAGCCATAGGAGCAGCCAGAGGACTTGCTTTCTTGCACACAACTGAAAAGCAAGTCATCTACCGGGATTTCAAGGCCTCTAATATCTTGCTGGATTCG GACTTCAACGCAAAGCTGTCTGATTTTGGACTGGCCAAATTAGGCCCTGTGAACGGCTATTCCCATGTTACCACTCGGGTGGTGGGTACCTACGGCTACGCAGCTCCTGAGTACATGGCCACTG GTCATTTGTACGTGAAAAGCGACGTGTATGGATTTGGGGTGGTTCTACTAGAGATCATCTCGGGCCTACGAGTGCTTGATCTCAACCGGCCCAGCGGGGAGCATAACCTTGTAGATTGGTCCAAGCCGCTTTTGCCCGAAAAGAGAAAGTTGAGGAAAGTAATGGACCCTCAACTCGAGGGACGCTACCCGTCAAGGGGCGCATTCCAGATCGCGCAGCTCATTCTAAAATGTCTGGAACCAGATCCTAAGAAAAGGCCGTCCATGGAACAAGTCCTCGAGACTTTACAACAGATTAGCACCGTCAAGATGAAGCCCAAAGATGCCAAAGCAGCAGCCCAACAACACCAGGCAGAGCAGCGGCTGCGGCGGCCTGCAAATCGCACCCACCACCGCTCGCCTCTTCACACAAAGCACTCCAGCTGCAGCAGCGTAATTGGTGCCGGAGCCCAGCACAAAGACAAGCATTCTTACTGA